A genomic segment from ANME-2 cluster archaeon encodes:
- a CDS encoding GIY-YIG nuclease family protein, with the protein MNDPDITIPKGRGIYSLLLELKKDMCITVGALGKIKFPAGYYSYTGSARGSGGFSRIRRHLNVAAGRNPTWRWHIDYLLPHTIPRGVVLTHIDQDLEC; encoded by the coding sequence ATGAACGATCCGGATATTACCATACCCAAAGGCAGGGGTATCTATTCGCTTTTACTGGAACTAAAAAAAGATATGTGCATAACAGTAGGTGCACTGGGAAAGATCAAGTTCCCTGCCGGTTATTATTCATATACTGGCTCGGCAAGAGGCAGCGGCGGTTTCAGTAGGATCAGGCGGCACCTCAACGTAGCAGCCGGACGTAACCCAACCTGGCGCTGGCATATAGACTACCTGTTGCCGCATACCATACCAAGGGGCGTGGTGCTGACACACATCGATCAGGACCTGGAATGTTAA